One region of Vibrio pelagius genomic DNA includes:
- a CDS encoding carboxynorspermidine synthase, which yields MAILQIGAGGVGWVVAHKAAQNNDVLGDITIASRTIAKCEKIIESIKGKNNLKDSTKKLEARAVNADDVDALVALIKEVQPDLVINAGPPWVNMAIMEACYQAKVSYLDTSVAVDLCSEGQQVPQAYDWQWGYREKFAEAGITGILGAGFDPGVVSVFAAYAVKHLFDEIDTIDVMDVNAGDHGKKFATNFDPETNMLEIQGDSFYWENEEWKQVPCHSRMLEFDFPNCGSHKVYSMAHDEVRSMKEFIPAKRIEFWMGFGDKYLNYFNCMRDIGLLSPDPLTLHDGTVVQPLHVLKALLPDPTSLAPGYTGLTCIGTWVQGKKDGKERSVFIYNNADHEVAYEDVEHQAISYTTGVPAITAALQFFRGEWADKGVFNMEQLNPDPFLETMPSIGLDWHVQELEAGQGLPVIHELKK from the coding sequence ATGGCAATTCTACAAATTGGTGCAGGTGGCGTAGGTTGGGTTGTTGCACATAAAGCGGCACAAAACAACGACGTTCTGGGTGACATTACTATCGCATCTCGTACTATCGCGAAATGTGAAAAGATCATCGAATCGATCAAAGGTAAAAACAACCTTAAAGATTCAACTAAGAAACTAGAAGCTCGCGCTGTAAACGCAGATGACGTTGATGCACTTGTTGCTCTAATCAAAGAAGTTCAGCCTGATCTAGTGATCAACGCAGGTCCCCCATGGGTAAACATGGCGATCATGGAAGCGTGTTACCAAGCAAAAGTATCTTACCTAGATACGTCAGTAGCGGTTGACCTATGTTCTGAAGGTCAGCAGGTTCCTCAAGCTTACGATTGGCAGTGGGGTTACCGTGAGAAGTTCGCAGAAGCGGGCATCACAGGTATTCTTGGTGCTGGATTCGATCCAGGTGTGGTTTCAGTATTTGCTGCTTACGCGGTTAAGCACCTGTTCGATGAGATCGATACTATCGATGTCATGGACGTTAATGCTGGCGACCACGGTAAGAAGTTCGCAACTAACTTTGATCCAGAGACAAACATGCTTGAGATTCAAGGCGATTCTTTCTACTGGGAAAACGAAGAGTGGAAACAGGTTCCATGTCACTCTCGTATGCTAGAGTTTGACTTCCCGAACTGTGGTTCTCATAAAGTTTATTCAATGGCACACGATGAAGTTCGTTCAATGAAAGAGTTCATCCCAGCGAAACGCATTGAGTTCTGGATGGGCTTTGGCGACAAGTACCTAAACTACTTCAACTGCATGCGTGATATCGGCCTCCTGAGCCCAGATCCACTAACGCTGCACGATGGAACTGTGGTTCAACCTCTGCACGTCCTTAAAGCACTGCTACCAGATCCAACATCACTTGCACCGGGCTACACAGGTCTAACTTGTATCGGTACATGGGTACAAGGTAAGAAAGACGGTAAAGAGCGCAGCGTTTTCATCTACAACAACGCAGACCACGAAGTGGCATACGAAGATGTAGAGCACCAAGCGATCTCTTACACAACTGGTGTGCCAGCAATCACAGCTGCCCTGCAGTTCTTCCGTGGTGAGTGGGCAGACAAAGGTGTGTTCAACATGGAACAGCTAAACCCAGACCCATTCCTGGAAACTATGCCGAGTATTGGTCTAGATTGGCATGTTCAAGAGCTTGAAGCTGGCCAAGGTCTTCCTGTGATTCACGAGCTGAAAAAATAA
- a CDS encoding DUF1566 domain-containing protein — protein MDRNKPSWPLNAVSVILLTSLFTGCQSGHEDSGDSTTPTDPTDPTEPQVVEISIPSSVTFSEPSSGSATEYITVTLSSALANDLTLSINTSDLTTRSTGTFKNYEPLSAQTIVITAGVTQASLPLDVIHNNLYESNKILTYTISADSSDNYQIGNSQASVAISDSDTEPTISFRDASKAVLEGDNAQSYIDLSNYSYEDVTVTLEQTGIASADDFTSNLNSLTITIPAEKLSHLVQVTALQDGLSEGGESVTYTMASSGNTTIDSSNNTLSFYIPGDKQINDTGFATYSDGVDHTRTSAPERYKNQDADYGLDTASENVHSDGEHGFKFTKLDYSGNMLPNDALEWACVRDERTGIYIEAKQAPITLPSQADIDTWLEAYADDPDNNAYPWTSESGAWRSSEYRYTWYDSNSTSNANAPGHKNDELLADGPISSMCAYSTESSGNRRCDTEGYIANLNSFSVCGINTWRLPSPAEARSIVNYSVGAEDPTTKNYFPFMKGDDVGNSATTIYTHSSSAAGTGSAWCMDVPTGQVKLCNKGTYQGVIAVSGGIE, from the coding sequence ATGGATAGAAACAAGCCGAGTTGGCCTCTTAATGCCGTCTCAGTAATCCTTCTAACTTCACTTTTTACAGGCTGTCAAAGTGGCCATGAAGATAGTGGTGATTCAACAACACCAACCGACCCTACCGATCCGACTGAACCTCAAGTCGTGGAAATAAGCATCCCTAGCTCAGTAACTTTTTCAGAGCCAAGTTCAGGTTCAGCTACTGAGTACATTACTGTTACTCTCTCAAGTGCCTTAGCCAACGACTTGACCCTATCGATTAACACGAGCGATCTGACTACCCGTTCAACGGGCACATTTAAAAATTACGAGCCACTATCGGCGCAAACTATTGTAATTACTGCGGGCGTAACACAGGCATCTTTACCACTAGATGTAATCCATAATAACTTGTACGAAAGCAACAAAATTTTAACCTATACGATTTCGGCTGATTCAAGCGATAATTATCAAATTGGTAATTCCCAAGCTTCGGTTGCAATCTCTGACAGTGATACAGAACCAACCATTAGTTTCAGAGATGCTAGTAAAGCCGTTTTGGAGGGAGATAATGCCCAAAGCTATATAGACCTCAGCAATTATTCGTACGAAGATGTAACGGTTACTCTTGAACAAACAGGTATTGCTTCTGCAGATGATTTTACAAGTAACCTAAACTCTCTAACCATCACAATACCTGCTGAAAAGTTAAGTCACCTAGTGCAAGTTACAGCTTTACAAGATGGCTTAAGTGAAGGCGGAGAGTCTGTTACCTATACAATGGCGAGTAGTGGAAACACTACAATTGATAGTTCCAACAACACTCTGTCCTTCTATATCCCAGGTGATAAGCAGATTAATGATACTGGATTTGCTACCTATTCAGATGGCGTAGATCATACTCGAACCTCTGCCCCAGAGCGCTACAAAAATCAAGATGCTGATTACGGACTAGATACGGCAAGTGAAAATGTCCACTCCGATGGTGAACACGGGTTTAAGTTCACTAAGCTTGACTACAGTGGCAATATGCTTCCAAACGATGCATTAGAGTGGGCGTGTGTTCGAGATGAACGCACGGGAATTTACATTGAAGCCAAACAGGCCCCGATCACTTTGCCTTCTCAGGCTGATATTGATACTTGGCTAGAAGCCTATGCTGATGACCCAGATAATAACGCTTATCCGTGGACTAGCGAGTCAGGAGCCTGGAGAAGCTCGGAATATAGATACACTTGGTATGACTCCAATTCAACATCAAACGCTAATGCACCAGGTCATAAAAATGATGAGTTATTAGCAGATGGGCCTATATCATCGATGTGTGCATACTCGACAGAATCAAGCGGTAATCGACGCTGTGACACAGAAGGCTACATAGCTAACCTCAACAGCTTTTCTGTATGCGGAATTAATACGTGGAGATTACCGTCTCCCGCAGAAGCTCGATCTATTGTTAACTACAGTGTAGGAGCTGAAGATCCTACTACCAAGAACTACTTCCCATTTATGAAAGGTGACGATGTAGGCAACTCAGCTACCACTATTTATACACACTCAAGTTCCGCAGCCGGTACGGGCAGTGCTTGGTGTATGGACGTTCCAACAGGGCAAGTTAAGTTGTGTAATAAGGGAACGTATCAAGGTGTAATCGCGGTGAGTGGAGGCATAGAATAA
- the nspC gene encoding carboxynorspermidine decarboxylase — protein sequence MTFKKEELKTPYFMINEDKLIENLEKAKQLKELSGVKLVLALKCFSTWGVFDIIKPYLDGTTSSGPFEVKLGHETFGGETHAYSVGYSEDDVREVADICDKMIFNSQSQLAAYRHIIEGKASIGLRLNPGVSYAGQDLANPARKFSRLGVQADHIKPEIFEDIDGVMFHMNCENKDVDAFIGLLDSISDQFGEYLDKLDWVSMGGGVFFTWPGYDIEKLGAALKAFSEKHGVQMYLEPGEAIITKTTDLVVTVVDIVENVKKTAIVDSATEAHRLDTLIYDEPASILEASESGKHDYVIGSCSCLAGDQFCEASFDEPLEIGQRLHILDSAGYTMVKLNWFNGLRMPSVYCERSSGEVQKLNEFDYSDFKRSLSQWSIK from the coding sequence ATGACATTTAAGAAAGAAGAACTTAAAACCCCATATTTTATGATCAACGAAGATAAGTTGATTGAGAATCTAGAGAAAGCAAAACAGCTTAAAGAGTTGTCTGGCGTTAAATTGGTATTGGCCTTGAAATGCTTCTCTACGTGGGGCGTATTTGACATCATTAAGCCTTACCTAGATGGCACGACAAGCTCTGGCCCGTTCGAAGTAAAACTTGGCCACGAGACTTTTGGTGGCGAAACTCATGCATACAGTGTGGGCTACAGCGAAGATGATGTACGTGAAGTAGCGGACATCTGTGACAAGATGATCTTCAACTCGCAGTCTCAGTTAGCGGCTTACCGCCACATTATCGAAGGGAAAGCGTCAATTGGTCTTCGTTTGAACCCGGGTGTCAGCTACGCAGGTCAAGACTTGGCTAACCCAGCGCGTAAGTTTTCTCGTCTAGGCGTTCAAGCAGACCACATCAAACCAGAAATCTTTGAAGATATTGATGGTGTGATGTTCCACATGAACTGTGAAAACAAAGATGTGGATGCGTTTATCGGCTTGCTAGATTCAATTTCTGATCAGTTCGGTGAATACCTTGATAAGCTAGACTGGGTGAGCATGGGCGGCGGAGTCTTCTTTACCTGGCCAGGTTATGACATTGAAAAGCTAGGTGCTGCACTAAAAGCATTTTCTGAGAAGCACGGCGTTCAAATGTACCTGGAACCCGGTGAGGCGATCATCACTAAGACAACCGATCTTGTGGTGACTGTGGTCGACATCGTAGAGAATGTAAAGAAGACTGCAATCGTTGACTCTGCAACCGAAGCGCACCGCTTAGATACGCTTATCTATGACGAGCCAGCATCTATCTTGGAAGCGTCAGAGAGTGGCAAGCATGACTACGTCATTGGCTCTTGTTCTTGTCTGGCAGGCGATCAGTTCTGTGAAGCAAGTTTTGATGAGCCGCTAGAGATTGGTCAGCGTCTGCACATCTTAGACAGTGCTGGCTATACAATGGTGAAGCTAAACTGGTTTAACGGTTTACGTATGCCTTCAGTCTACTGTGAGCGCTCAAGTGGCGAAGTACAGAAGCTAAACGAATTCGATTATTCGGACTTTAAGCGTTCATTATCGCAGTGGTCTATAAAATAG
- the nrdB gene encoding class Ia ribonucleoside-diphosphate reductase subunit beta: MAYSTFTQTKNDQLKEPMFLGQSVNVARYDQQKFEIFEKLIEKQLSFFWRPEEVDVSSDRIDYNKLPEHEKHIFISNLKYQTLLDSIQGRSPNVALLPLVSLPEVETWIETWSFSETIHSRSYTHIIRNIVNDPGVVFDDIVENEHILARAKDIAHYYDELIKLTSDYHRYGEGTHNINGEEIKVSLYELKKKLYLCLMSVNALEAIRFYVSFACSFAFAERELMEGNAKIIKLIARDEALHLTGTQHMINLLRNGQDDFSFMQIAEECKQECFDLFKDAAEQEKEWAEYLFKDGSMIGLNKDILCQYVEYITNIRMQAVGLGTAYPEATSNPIPWINAWLSSDNVQVAPQEAEISSYLVGQIDNEVSADDFEGFEL; this comes from the coding sequence ATGGCTTACAGTACTTTTACCCAAACAAAAAATGACCAACTAAAAGAACCTATGTTCCTTGGTCAATCTGTAAACGTTGCGCGTTACGACCAACAGAAATTTGAAATCTTCGAAAAGCTTATCGAGAAGCAACTGTCTTTCTTCTGGCGTCCAGAAGAAGTTGACGTATCTAGCGACCGTATCGACTACAACAAGCTACCAGAGCACGAGAAGCACATCTTCATTTCAAACCTGAAGTACCAAACGCTTCTTGACTCAATTCAAGGCCGTAGCCCGAACGTAGCGCTACTTCCACTGGTATCACTACCAGAAGTAGAAACTTGGATTGAGACTTGGTCTTTCTCTGAAACTATCCACTCTCGCTCATACACGCACATCATCCGTAACATCGTGAATGATCCAGGCGTTGTGTTCGACGACATCGTTGAAAACGAACACATCCTAGCGCGTGCGAAAGACATCGCACACTACTACGATGAGCTAATCAAGTTGACTTCTGACTACCACCGTTACGGTGAAGGTACACACAACATCAACGGCGAAGAGATCAAAGTATCGCTATACGAGCTGAAGAAGAAGCTGTACCTATGTCTAATGTCTGTTAATGCTCTAGAAGCTATCCGTTTCTACGTAAGTTTTGCATGTTCATTTGCGTTTGCAGAGCGTGAGCTAATGGAAGGTAATGCGAAAATCATCAAGCTAATCGCTCGTGATGAAGCACTTCACCTAACTGGTACTCAGCACATGATTAACCTGCTACGTAACGGTCAAGATGACTTCTCATTCATGCAGATTGCCGAAGAGTGTAAGCAAGAGTGTTTTGACCTATTTAAAGATGCGGCAGAGCAAGAGAAAGAGTGGGCAGAATACTTATTCAAAGATGGCTCTATGATCGGTCTAAACAAAGACATCCTTTGCCAATACGTTGAGTACATTACGAACATTCGTATGCAGGCGGTTGGTCTAGGCACAGCTTACCCAGAAGCAACGTCTAACCCTATCCCGTGGATCAACGCTTGGTTGTCTTCTGATAACGTTCAAGTAGCGCCACAGGAAGCAGAAATTTCATCTTACCTAGTTGGTCAAATCGACAACGAAGTAAGTGCTGATGACTTCGAAGGTTTCGAACTGTAA
- the yfaE gene encoding class I ribonucleotide reductase maintenance protein YfaE, translating to MPTLKINKLITIESNPSNTLLETMEQAGLEPEYNCRDGHCGACRCTLDSGEVEYVGFAMAYTQSNEILPCICKAKTELSLSNVIHRNKQKRA from the coding sequence ATGCCAACACTGAAGATCAACAAACTCATCACGATTGAATCTAACCCATCTAACACTCTGTTAGAGACGATGGAGCAGGCAGGACTTGAACCTGAGTATAACTGCCGAGATGGTCACTGTGGTGCTTGTCGCTGCACGTTGGACTCAGGTGAAGTCGAGTACGTTGGTTTTGCTATGGCTTACACACAAAGCAACGAGATTCTGCCTTGTATTTGTAAAGCCAAAACAGAGTTGTCATTGAGCAACGTGATTCATCGCAACAAGCAAAAACGCGCTTAG
- a CDS encoding CinA family nicotinamide mononucleotide deamidase-related protein: MTKIAMLSTGEEVLHGDIVDTNAAWMSAEFYQHGFALAKRSTVGDQMGALVEELLMLSFNYDVVIVNGGLGPTTDDMSAAAAASATDQKLVLFPDWLQRMESMFAARGAKMPDSNLKQAMLPESSQIVDNPVGTACGFKLKINDATFYFTPGVPSEFKKMVKDQILPDLSRSYPEISAFECSRLYTFGLSESGISDILDQLKLPEGYELGYRSYLPFIEVKLFGPKASLEVRVKLLQMVYKLLEGNVVSVDEPMVEHLGHLLSEKKQTLSVSEVSTKGALSAWLQSDENLENCFGHSWVMAESKGSEIDKSDPLAATLALAGATREKCATELALVTGKLEDKTFSVALSTPAGEWGQVFEFHRSYSREDARTVIKTVAADMLRRHLENKPMFGQFTSLKRIKELFIPNSVL; the protein is encoded by the coding sequence ATGACCAAAATCGCAATGTTAAGTACAGGTGAAGAAGTTCTTCACGGAGACATTGTAGACACGAATGCCGCTTGGATGTCTGCTGAGTTCTATCAACACGGCTTTGCATTGGCAAAACGTTCCACTGTCGGTGACCAAATGGGTGCGCTGGTGGAAGAGCTTTTGATGCTGAGCTTTAACTACGATGTGGTCATTGTTAATGGTGGATTAGGGCCAACGACGGACGACATGAGTGCCGCTGCTGCTGCGAGCGCAACTGATCAAAAATTGGTTCTTTTTCCTGATTGGTTACAGCGTATGGAGAGCATGTTCGCTGCGCGTGGCGCTAAAATGCCAGACAGTAACCTCAAACAAGCAATGCTGCCTGAAAGTTCACAGATCGTCGATAACCCTGTTGGCACGGCTTGCGGTTTCAAACTTAAAATTAATGACGCGACTTTCTACTTCACTCCTGGTGTTCCGAGTGAGTTTAAAAAGATGGTGAAGGACCAAATCCTACCAGACCTATCGCGAAGCTACCCAGAAATCAGTGCTTTTGAATGTAGCAGGCTCTACACCTTCGGACTCTCTGAATCCGGTATCTCGGATATTCTAGATCAACTCAAGCTGCCAGAAGGGTACGAATTAGGTTACCGTTCTTACTTACCCTTTATCGAAGTGAAGCTATTCGGGCCTAAAGCGAGCCTTGAGGTGCGTGTAAAACTGCTTCAGATGGTTTATAAGCTGCTGGAAGGCAATGTAGTTAGTGTAGACGAGCCAATGGTTGAGCATTTGGGGCATTTGTTGAGCGAAAAAAAACAAACCTTATCGGTGTCAGAAGTGTCGACTAAGGGGGCTTTATCTGCTTGGTTACAGTCCGACGAAAACCTTGAAAACTGTTTTGGCCACTCTTGGGTAATGGCGGAGAGTAAAGGCAGCGAGATTGATAAAAGCGATCCTTTGGCTGCAACATTGGCCTTAGCCGGAGCGACAAGAGAGAAGTGTGCCACGGAGCTCGCTCTTGTGACTGGTAAACTTGAAGATAAGACCTTCAGTGTAGCGTTATCGACGCCAGCAGGTGAGTGGGGGCAAGTGTTTGAGTTTCATCGTTCATATAGCAGAGAAGACGCCAGAACCGTGATAAAAACAGTTGCAGCGGACATGCTACGAAGACACTTAGAAAATAAACCTATGTTTGGTCAGTTCACTTCGCTTAAGCGCATCAAAGAGCTGTTCATTCCTAATTCTGTTTTATGA
- a CDS encoding DUF3943 domain-containing protein, translating into MAKSPLLTKVTAAFSILMSANSVANQYDFDQPFNLSYSDDCAQEYCVNDNLYTYKPNTNYALSEPSDEYDFSIQQPMYLTVSDEKDWDYLMGQTYTILGLSVATVGLMTFLPESITKWDDDQRDLSKLGQKWKDNVSDGPVWDRDEHFLNYIMHPYFGGVYYTAARHAGYNEFESFMYSWTMSTFFWEYGVEAFAEIPSWQDLFITPFFGAVVGELMLEAEQDIVMSGGEVMGSKTVGDVSLFFLNPVGHIHYWVSDAWGGDAEVNLNTNPWWGNQDAAKFAYDAGAAYDSQFVGMNFKVTF; encoded by the coding sequence GTGGCCAAATCCCCGTTATTAACAAAGGTTACTGCTGCATTTTCAATACTAATGTCAGCAAATTCGGTTGCAAACCAATACGACTTTGACCAACCATTCAACCTTTCATACTCGGATGATTGCGCACAAGAGTACTGCGTAAATGATAACTTGTATACCTACAAACCTAATACCAATTACGCGCTGAGTGAACCAAGCGACGAGTACGATTTCAGTATCCAACAGCCGATGTATCTTACCGTAAGCGACGAGAAAGATTGGGATTACCTGATGGGCCAAACCTACACTATTCTTGGTCTTAGTGTTGCAACTGTAGGTTTAATGACGTTTTTACCAGAATCCATTACCAAGTGGGATGATGACCAGCGTGACTTAAGTAAGCTTGGTCAAAAGTGGAAAGATAACGTCTCTGATGGCCCAGTATGGGACCGAGACGAGCACTTCTTGAACTACATAATGCACCCGTATTTCGGCGGCGTTTACTATACTGCGGCTCGCCATGCAGGTTACAACGAGTTTGAATCGTTCATGTATTCATGGACTATGTCAACCTTCTTCTGGGAGTACGGTGTAGAAGCGTTTGCAGAAATCCCATCTTGGCAAGACCTTTTCATCACTCCCTTTTTCGGCGCCGTTGTCGGTGAGCTTATGCTAGAAGCTGAGCAGGACATCGTAATGAGTGGCGGCGAAGTGATGGGCTCTAAAACCGTTGGTGATGTCTCTCTGTTCTTCTTGAACCCTGTTGGTCATATTCATTACTGGGTAAGTGATGCTTGGGGTGGTGATGCCGAAGTCAATCTGAACACCAACCCTTGGTGGGGTAACCAAGATGCCGCTAAATTTGCATACGATGCTGGTGCAGCATACGACTCGCAATTTGTCGGCATGAACTTCAAAGTGACCTTCTAA
- a CDS encoding glycine cleavage system protein R: MNSTFIVNFIGKASPATIKQLAAVTHENGGKWLISKVNFIEDQVAGVIKIELPAMNESTVKEAFSANVDLIVQFVDADHSPQAQDTIHHLRLDSNDRAGIVNEVTHVLDGQGITILDMDCHRVFIAGGGGVSSSLFTAKIAVKLPLEVPIQDVANELETLSEDTRVMIES, translated from the coding sequence ATGAATAGCACATTTATCGTTAACTTTATTGGTAAAGCATCACCTGCAACCATCAAACAACTCGCTGCAGTCACTCATGAAAACGGGGGTAAGTGGCTGATTAGTAAAGTGAATTTCATTGAGGATCAAGTCGCCGGTGTTATCAAAATAGAGCTCCCTGCAATGAATGAGTCCACGGTCAAAGAGGCGTTTAGCGCCAATGTAGACTTAATCGTCCAATTTGTTGATGCCGACCACTCTCCGCAAGCTCAAGATACGATCCACCATCTACGTTTAGATTCGAACGATCGCGCCGGTATCGTCAACGAAGTCACTCACGTGTTAGATGGCCAAGGCATTACAATTCTCGATATGGACTGTCACCGAGTGTTTATCGCAGGTGGCGGAGGTGTCAGTTCAAGTCTGTTTACCGCCAAAATTGCTGTAAAACTTCCTCTTGAAGTACCAATCCAAGACGTAGCAAACGAACTTGAGACACTGAGCGAAGACACACGCGTTATGATTGAGAGTTGA
- a CDS encoding DUF1566 domain-containing protein yields MKLKYFFIATLIASSSSFAQQCVENQPNSQADGQFIDRKDGTVLDVSTNLLWQKCNVGETYVPDTNTCSGKPTSVTTWSSALMNENVGVDDFRLPNIKELGSIVDYQCAKPSINLDFFPSTINVPYWTNTPDAHNVNADYAGLVIDFAEGQEVTVNSSGFMLLRLVKDFN; encoded by the coding sequence ATGAAACTAAAGTACTTTTTTATAGCTACGCTGATAGCTTCAAGTTCGAGTTTTGCTCAACAATGTGTAGAGAATCAACCTAATTCGCAAGCGGATGGGCAATTTATAGATCGCAAAGATGGGACTGTTTTAGATGTTTCAACTAACCTGCTTTGGCAAAAGTGTAATGTTGGAGAAACATACGTTCCAGATACCAATACTTGTAGCGGTAAGCCAACGAGCGTTACAACCTGGAGTTCAGCGTTGATGAATGAGAACGTTGGGGTTGATGATTTTAGACTACCGAATATCAAAGAGCTTGGGTCAATTGTTGATTATCAATGTGCTAAACCATCCATCAACTTAGATTTCTTTCCGAGCACTATAAACGTACCTTATTGGACTAATACCCCAGATGCACACAATGTTAACGCTGATTATGCTGGTCTAGTGATTGACTTTGCGGAAGGGCAAGAGGTTACAGTAAATTCTAGCGGATTTATGCTGTTACGACTGGTTAAAGACTTCAACTAA